Proteins encoded in a region of the Methylosinus trichosporium OB3b genome:
- a CDS encoding glycosyltransferase family 87 protein — translation MWRSLRSGDWLDERRLAVYPAMLLALTVIAVVATLAFAQGRFDANGHPLGTDFSQVWVAGLEVLRGQPEAPFDLSRHIAAQRAEFGATTDIFGWHYPPLFLAPAAALAALPYLQALALWQAATLLLYLLAVLAILHRTEIPPWRVAIAALAFPAVLVNLGHGQNGFLTAGLLGFGFLQLRPRPMLAGFCFGLLAYKPQFALALPIALVCGGHWRSIAAASATTALMVAASAAVFGVDTWIAFIHSLATARSIVLEQGGVGFAKGQSVFSAVRLLGGDVALAYAAQSATTLFVLGALALLWRSSADVRAKAAATIVASLLATPYCFDYDLAALAPALALVTARGIERGFGPFVKTTLAAAFVLPLVARPLASVADLPLGAATLAALFIVISCDALRPDGEENGSNVIFRAFRLAEFTKKSRLTCVADATFSVTSPLSLCRVVVRRIDRSARAIAAVGGRAKREDW, via the coding sequence ATGTGGCGGAGCCTGCGCAGCGGCGACTGGCTGGACGAGCGGCGCCTCGCCGTCTATCCGGCGATGCTTCTCGCGCTCACGGTCATCGCGGTCGTCGCGACGCTGGCCTTCGCCCAGGGCCGGTTCGATGCGAACGGCCATCCGCTCGGAACCGATTTCTCGCAGGTCTGGGTCGCCGGCCTCGAAGTTCTGCGCGGACAGCCGGAGGCGCCATTCGATCTCTCCCGCCATATCGCCGCGCAGCGCGCCGAATTCGGCGCGACGACCGACATATTCGGTTGGCATTATCCGCCCCTCTTCCTCGCGCCGGCGGCGGCGCTCGCCGCTCTGCCCTATCTGCAGGCGCTGGCGCTATGGCAGGCCGCCACGCTTCTGCTCTATCTCCTCGCCGTGCTCGCGATCCTGCATCGCACGGAGATCCCGCCGTGGCGCGTGGCGATCGCGGCGCTCGCCTTTCCGGCAGTTCTGGTCAATCTCGGCCATGGCCAGAACGGCTTTCTCACCGCCGGCCTGCTCGGCTTCGGCTTTCTGCAGCTTCGCCCGCGACCGATGCTCGCCGGGTTCTGCTTCGGCCTGCTCGCCTATAAGCCGCAATTCGCGTTGGCGCTGCCGATCGCTCTCGTCTGCGGCGGCCATTGGCGATCGATCGCCGCCGCGAGCGCCACGACGGCGCTGATGGTCGCCGCCAGCGCGGCGGTCTTCGGCGTCGACACTTGGATCGCGTTCATCCACAGCCTCGCGACGGCGCGCTCCATCGTGCTCGAGCAGGGCGGAGTGGGCTTTGCGAAAGGACAGAGCGTCTTTTCGGCCGTGCGTCTTCTCGGCGGCGACGTCGCTCTCGCCTATGCCGCGCAATCCGCGACCACGCTGTTCGTTCTCGGCGCGCTCGCGCTGCTATGGCGCTCATCGGCGGACGTGCGCGCCAAAGCCGCCGCGACCATTGTCGCGAGCCTGCTCGCGACGCCCTATTGCTTCGACTATGATTTGGCGGCGCTCGCGCCTGCTCTTGCCCTAGTGACGGCGCGAGGCATCGAGCGCGGCTTCGGCCCATTCGTGAAAACCACGCTCGCTGCAGCGTTCGTGCTGCCGCTCGTCGCGCGTCCGCTCGCCAGCGTCGCCGATCTGCCGCTCGGCGCGGCGACGCTCGCCGCGCTCTTCATCGTCATTTCATGCGATGCGTTGCGTCCGGACGGAGAAGAGAATGGCTCGAATGTGATCTTTCGCGCATTTCGCCTTGCCGAATTCACGAAAAAATCACGATTGACCTGCGTCGCCGATGCAACTTTCTCCGTCACATCGCCGTTATCGCTATGTCGGGTGGTCGTGCGGCGGATCGATCGCTCGGCGCGCGCAATCGCAGCGGTCGGGGGCCGCGCGAAGCGCGAAGATTGGTGA
- a CDS encoding pyridoxal phosphate-dependent aminotransferase: MAFIADALSRVKPSATIAVTQKARDLKAQGREVISLSVGEPDFDTPTHICDAAVEAIRRGETRYTPVLGIPQLREAAAKKFKRENGLDYKASDIIVATGGKHILFNAFLATINPGDEVIVPAPYWVSYPEMVAICGGTNVFVDTTMEHGFKLQPEDLERAITPRTKWLVLNSPSNPSGAAYTHDELKKVTDVLLRHPQVHILTDDIYEHLVYGDFKFATVAQVEPNLFERTLTMNGVSKAYAMTGWRIGFAAGPAPLIKAMDMLQGQQTSGACSIAQWAAVAALEGPQDHLATFRKAFQERRDLVVSMLGQAKYLQCPSPEGAFYVFPSCKEAIGRKTPEGKVLESDVDFVTALLEAEGVAVVQGSAFGTGPNFRVSYAASNATLEDACGKIQRFCASLS; encoded by the coding sequence ATGGCCTTCATCGCCGACGCTTTGTCCCGTGTGAAACCTTCCGCCACGATCGCCGTGACGCAGAAGGCGCGGGATTTGAAAGCGCAGGGCAGGGAGGTGATCTCGCTCTCGGTCGGTGAGCCGGATTTCGACACGCCGACGCATATCTGCGACGCGGCGGTCGAGGCGATCCGCCGCGGCGAGACGCGCTACACGCCGGTGCTCGGCATTCCGCAGCTGCGCGAGGCCGCGGCCAAGAAGTTCAAGCGCGAGAACGGACTCGACTACAAGGCCTCCGACATCATCGTGGCCACGGGCGGCAAGCACATTCTGTTCAACGCCTTTCTGGCGACGATCAACCCCGGCGACGAGGTGATCGTGCCGGCGCCCTATTGGGTGAGCTATCCGGAGATGGTGGCGATCTGCGGCGGAACCAATGTGTTCGTCGATACGACGATGGAGCACGGCTTCAAGCTGCAGCCCGAGGATCTCGAGCGCGCCATCACGCCGCGCACGAAATGGCTGGTGCTGAACTCTCCGTCCAACCCGTCCGGCGCCGCCTACACGCACGACGAGTTGAAGAAGGTGACCGATGTGCTGCTGCGCCATCCGCAGGTGCATATCCTCACCGACGACATCTATGAGCATCTCGTCTATGGCGATTTCAAATTCGCCACTGTGGCGCAGGTGGAGCCGAATCTGTTCGAGCGCACGCTGACGATGAACGGCGTCTCCAAGGCCTATGCGATGACCGGCTGGCGCATCGGCTTCGCCGCGGGACCGGCGCCGCTGATCAAGGCGATGGACATGCTGCAGGGTCAGCAGACTTCCGGCGCCTGCTCGATCGCGCAATGGGCGGCGGTGGCGGCGCTCGAAGGCCCGCAGGATCATCTCGCGACCTTCCGCAAGGCGTTCCAGGAGCGGCGCGACCTCGTCGTCTCCATGCTGGGCCAGGCCAAATATCTGCAATGCCCCTCGCCGGAGGGCGCCTTCTATGTCTTCCCCTCCTGCAAGGAGGCGATCGGCCGCAAGACGCCGGAGGGCAAGGTGCTCGAGAGCGACGTCGATTTCGTCACCGCGCTGCTCGAGGCGGAGGGCGTCGCCGTGGTGCAGGGCTCGGCCTTCGGCACGGGACCGAATTTCCGAGTGTCCTATGCGGCGTCCAATGCGACGCTCGAGGACGCCTGCGGGAAGATCCAGAGGTTCTGCGCCAGCCTGAGCTGA
- a CDS encoding DUF1640 domain-containing protein, with product MSVAFDTLKFVEKLEAGGFTHAQAKAAAEAFAEATSQELATKSDLLVIRSDISAVRAEMRELELRMTVKLGGLTIGATGVLIAAMRYFTGGH from the coding sequence GTGAGCGTCGCCTTCGACACGCTGAAATTCGTCGAGAAGCTCGAGGCGGGCGGCTTCACCCATGCGCAGGCCAAGGCGGCGGCGGAGGCCTTCGCGGAAGCGACGAGTCAAGAGCTTGCGACTAAATCCGACTTGTTGGTCATCCGCTCGGACATTTCGGCTGTCCGCGCTGAAATGCGAGAACTGGAATTGCGTATGACGGTGAAGCTCGGCGGGCTGACCATTGGCGCGACCGGCGTCCTCATCGCGGCGATGCGCTATTTCACGGGCGGACATTGA
- a CDS encoding DUF1640 domain-containing protein, whose product MSVAFDTLKFVEKLEAGGFTHEQAKAAAEAFAEATSQELATEADLRELELRMTVKLGGLTVGATGVIIAAVRYFTGGH is encoded by the coding sequence GTGAGCGTCGCATTCGACACGCTGAAATTCGTCGAGAAGCTCGAGGCGGGCGGCTTCACCCATGAGCAGGCCAAGGCGGCGGCGGAAGCCTTCGCGGAAGCGACGAGCCAAGAGCTCGCGACCGAGGCCGATCTGCGCGAGCTCGAGCTGCGCATGACGGTGAAGCTCGGCGGGCTGACGGTCGGCGCGACGGGCGTCATCATTGCGGCGGTGCGTTATTTCACGGGCGGACATTGA
- a CDS encoding GIY-YIG nuclease family protein has translation MDRKSELKRAYKETPKKMGVYRVLNKQSGRSLLECGRDIEARLNRHMTELRFGSHRNRALQEDWNRLGADAFSFEIVELLKPLDEPDHDPTNDLEALLELTHENEEFAPAKLYNRS, from the coding sequence ATGGATCGCAAGAGCGAGCTGAAGCGAGCCTATAAGGAAACGCCCAAGAAAATGGGCGTCTACCGGGTTTTGAACAAGCAATCGGGCCGCTCGCTGCTCGAATGCGGACGCGATATCGAGGCGCGGCTCAATCGGCACATGACCGAGCTGCGGTTCGGGTCGCATCGCAACAGGGCGTTGCAGGAGGATTGGAACCGCCTCGGCGCCGACGCCTTCTCATTCGAGATCGTGGAGCTGCTGAAGCCGCTGGACGAGCCGGATCACGACCCCACGAACGACCTCGAGGCGCTTCTCGAGCTGACGCACGAGAATGAGGAATTCGCGCCGGCGAAGCTCTATAACCGAAGCTGA
- a CDS encoding superoxide dismutase: MSFTLPDLPYAYDALQPYLSKESFEYHHDKHHATYVTNANNLVKGTEFEGKPIEEVIVASYGKNVPVFNNVAQIYNHSEYWKWLKPNGGGALPAKVEKAIVESFGSVDKFKEEFQTQGLGQFGSGWVWLEVKDGKLAVRKTPNAENPLVFGAKPLLVADVWEHAYYIDYRNRRADFLKAFLEHLVNWEYVEECYEAATK; encoded by the coding sequence ATGAGCTTCACCCTCCCCGACCTTCCCTATGCGTATGACGCGCTGCAGCCGTATTTGTCGAAGGAATCCTTCGAGTATCATCACGACAAGCATCATGCGACCTATGTCACCAACGCCAATAATCTGGTGAAGGGCACGGAATTCGAGGGCAAGCCGATCGAGGAGGTCATCGTCGCCTCCTACGGCAAGAATGTCCCCGTCTTCAACAATGTCGCCCAGATCTACAACCACTCCGAATATTGGAAGTGGCTGAAGCCCAATGGCGGCGGCGCCCTTCCGGCCAAGGTGGAGAAGGCGATCGTCGAGTCCTTCGGCTCGGTCGACAAGTTCAAGGAAGAGTTCCAGACCCAGGGCCTCGGCCAGTTCGGCTCGGGCTGGGTGTGGCTCGAGGTCAAGGACGGCAAGCTCGCCGTTCGCAAGACGCCCAACGCCGAGAACCCGCTGGTGTTCGGCGCCAAGCCGCTGCTGGTCGCCGATGTGTGGGAGCACGCCTATTACATCGACTACCGCAACCGCCGCGCCGACTTCCTCAAGGCCTTCCTCGAGCATCTCGTGAACTGGGAATATGTCGAGGAGTGTTACGAGGCGGCGACGAAGTGA